A genome region from Acinetobacter lwoffii includes the following:
- the rho gene encoding transcription termination factor Rho codes for MNLTELKKKPIGELIKIAEFMGLEGMARNRKQDIIFAILKRHAMNGEEIFGDGVLEILSDGFGFLRSAAGSYLAGPDDIYVSPSQIRRFNLRTGDTITGTIRPPKEGERYFALLKVNQINYDTPENSRNKILFENLTPLFPTEQLVMELGNGTTEDLTTRVIDLVAPIGKGQRSIIVAPPKAGKTMLLQSIAQSIVRNNPEVILIVLLIDERPEEVTEMERTVRGEVVASTFDESPARHVQVAEMVIEKAKRLVEHKKDVVILLDSITRLARAYNTVIPSSGKVLTGGVDAHALERPKRFFGAARNIEEGGSLTIISTALIETGSKMDEVIYEEFKGTGNQEITLDRRIAEKRVFPAMNIKKSGTRREERLMSEDNLRKVWILRKLLHTQDELAAMEFLLDRMKETKTNDDFFDQMKRKASN; via the coding sequence ATGAATTTAACCGAACTCAAGAAAAAACCGATTGGCGAACTCATCAAGATTGCCGAGTTTATGGGCCTCGAAGGTATGGCTCGTAACCGTAAGCAAGACATTATTTTTGCCATCTTAAAACGTCATGCAATGAATGGCGAAGAGATTTTTGGTGATGGCGTTCTAGAAATTTTGTCAGATGGTTTTGGCTTTTTACGCTCAGCCGCAGGTTCTTATTTAGCAGGTCCTGACGATATCTATGTCAGCCCTTCTCAAATTCGTCGTTTTAACCTCCGTACTGGCGACACCATTACTGGCACCATTCGCCCGCCGAAAGAAGGCGAACGTTATTTTGCTTTACTTAAAGTCAATCAAATTAACTACGACACACCTGAAAATTCACGTAACAAGATTCTGTTTGAAAACCTGACGCCATTATTCCCGACTGAACAGTTGGTGATGGAGTTAGGCAATGGTACCACTGAAGATTTAACCACCCGTGTGATCGACTTGGTGGCCCCGATTGGTAAAGGCCAGCGTTCAATTATTGTGGCTCCGCCGAAAGCGGGTAAAACCATGCTGCTGCAAAGCATTGCACAGTCCATCGTTCGCAATAATCCTGAAGTTATTCTGATCGTTCTCCTGATTGATGAACGTCCAGAAGAAGTGACCGAAATGGAACGTACGGTTCGTGGTGAAGTCGTGGCTTCTACCTTTGATGAATCTCCTGCACGTCACGTTCAAGTTGCTGAAATGGTAATTGAAAAAGCAAAACGTCTGGTTGAACACAAGAAAGATGTGGTGATTTTGCTTGACTCGATTACCCGTTTGGCGCGTGCCTATAACACCGTGATTCCTTCATCAGGCAAGGTATTAACCGGTGGTGTAGATGCGCATGCCTTAGAACGTCCTAAACGTTTCTTTGGTGCTGCACGTAATATCGAAGAAGGTGGTTCACTGACCATCATTTCTACTGCCCTGATTGAAACCGGTAGTAAAATGGATGAAGTGATTTACGAAGAATTCAAAGGTACAGGTAACCAGGAAATTACCCTTGATCGTCGTATTGCTGAAAAACGCGTGTTCCCTGCAATGAACATCAAGAAATCTGGTACTCGTCGTGAAGAACGCCTGATGTCAGAAGATAATCTGCGTAAAGTCTGGATTCTGCGTAAGCTGCTGCATACTCAAGACGAATTGGCGGCAATGGAATTCTTACTAGATCGTATGAAAGAAACCAAGACCAATGATGATTTCTTTGATCAGATGAAACGCAAAGCTTCAAATTAA
- the trxA gene encoding thioredoxin translates to MSGNIVNTTDANFEADVLQSDVPVLVDFWAGWCAPCKAIAPVLEVLADEYQGKVKIVKVDVTSCEQTAVNFNIRNIPALLMFKNGEVVATQVGAAPKSKLTAFIDDNI, encoded by the coding sequence ATGTCTGGCAACATCGTAAACACTACTGACGCAAACTTCGAAGCAGACGTTCTTCAATCAGACGTTCCTGTACTGGTGGACTTTTGGGCAGGCTGGTGTGCACCATGTAAAGCAATTGCACCTGTACTTGAAGTGCTTGCTGATGAATACCAAGGTAAAGTTAAAATCGTGAAAGTTGACGTAACTTCTTGCGAACAAACTGCTGTGAATTTCAACATCCGTAACATCCCGGCTTTGTTGATGTTCAAAAATGGTGAAGTTGTTGCGACTCAAGTCGGTGCTGCACCAAAATCTAAACTGACTGCATTTATTGATGACAATATCTAA
- the ppx gene encoding exopolyphosphatase, with amino-acid sequence MSDFLIDEELLAAIDMGSNSFHLAIARVDHGEVKKVASMSEKVQLAAGLDENKNLTEAAQQRGLACLARFVGRLGAVQPNRLRIVATNALRQAKNGHEFIQKAAEILPKPIEIIAGREEARLIYLGVSHTMANSGRRLVVDIGGGSTELIIGEEFEPIHTESVQMGCVAFTKAYFQDGEISAKAFDKAVTAARKEISGIANTYKEAGWDAVVGSSGTIKACRQICVNMGWSNDREQLTREGLEKLKDKLLKYKYVSDMEFEGLKDDRRAVLPAGIAILYAVFDVLGIDHLVYSDGALREGVMYDLLGRFKHEDIRDRSVHALIGRYNADAKQAERVVQTAQKLFNDVASELGLSVEDSDLLRRAAYLHEIGLAISHSGYHRHGAYLLQHSDIAGFSQVDQNHLSHLVAHHRRKLRADAKIDVMKVGGSKLLWLCLLLRLSVLVNHSRSDEMLPAIELKVENAQQWQLSVSGDAKQWPLLVAELHDEQQQFKNWEIELSIQSEQFVN; translated from the coding sequence ATGTCTGACTTTTTGATTGATGAAGAATTACTTGCCGCCATCGATATGGGATCAAACAGCTTTCATTTGGCCATCGCCCGTGTAGATCATGGTGAAGTGAAGAAAGTGGCATCAATGTCAGAAAAAGTTCAGCTTGCCGCAGGACTAGACGAAAATAAAAATTTAACCGAAGCCGCACAGCAACGCGGTTTGGCCTGTCTGGCCCGTTTTGTAGGTCGTTTAGGTGCAGTTCAGCCGAACCGATTACGGATTGTGGCGACGAATGCGTTGCGTCAAGCCAAAAACGGCCATGAATTTATTCAGAAAGCCGCAGAAATTTTACCGAAACCGATCGAAATTATTGCCGGTCGTGAAGAAGCCCGTCTGATTTATCTGGGTGTATCGCATACCATGGCCAACAGCGGTCGTCGTTTGGTGGTTGACATCGGTGGCGGTTCAACTGAGCTGATTATCGGTGAAGAATTCGAGCCGATTCATACCGAATCGGTACAAATGGGCTGTGTAGCCTTTACCAAGGCCTATTTTCAGGATGGGGAAATCAGCGCCAAAGCTTTTGATAAAGCAGTCACTGCGGCGCGTAAAGAAATTTCCGGAATTGCCAATACTTATAAAGAAGCCGGTTGGGATGCTGTCGTTGGCTCGAGTGGTACCATTAAAGCCTGCCGCCAGATTTGCGTCAATATGGGCTGGAGCAATGATCGCGAACAGTTGACGCGTGAAGGTTTGGAAAAGCTTAAAGACAAACTACTTAAATATAAATATGTCTCGGACATGGAATTCGAAGGTCTGAAAGATGACCGTCGTGCCGTCTTGCCTGCTGGTATTGCTATTCTCTATGCTGTCTTTGATGTATTGGGAATTGATCATTTGGTCTATTCCGATGGTGCACTACGTGAAGGCGTGATGTATGACTTGCTTGGCCGTTTCAAGCATGAAGATATCCGTGATCGTTCCGTCCATGCCCTGATTGGTCGTTATAATGCCGATGCCAAACAGGCCGAGCGTGTGGTCCAGACTGCACAAAAACTGTTTAATGACGTGGCCAGTGAACTCGGGTTGAGTGTTGAAGATAGTGACCTGTTACGTCGTGCCGCCTATCTGCATGAGATTGGTTTGGCCATCAGTCACAGTGGCTATCATCGTCATGGCGCGTATTTATTACAACATTCGGATATTGCCGGTTTCTCGCAGGTTGATCAAAATCATTTGTCACATTTGGTCGCGCACCATCGGCGTAAATTGCGCGCTGATGCCAAGATTGATGTGATGAAAGTCGGTGGATCTAAACTTTTATGGTTATGTTTGCTGCTTCGTCTGTCGGTTTTGGTCAATCACAGTCGTAGCGATGAGATGCTTCCTGCCATTGAACTCAAGGTTGAAAATGCGCAACAATGGCAACTCAGCGTGTCTGGTGATGCCAAGCAATGGCCATTGCTGGTCGCTGAACTGCATGATGAACAGCAGCAATTTAAAAATTGGGAGATTGAACTCTCGATTCAATCCGAACAGTTTGTTAATTAA
- a CDS encoding acetyl-CoA carboxylase carboxyltransferase subunit alpha, with amino-acid sequence MKNKATPSKAWATVQIARHPERPQFLDYVGEIFTEFDALHGDRLYGDDGAMIGGLARFDGQPVMIVGQHRGRSTREKLQHNFGMSNPEGYRKAQRLLDMAERFNLPVFTFIDTMGAYPGVGAEERGQAEAIATSLAQLSNLKVPVIATVLGEGGSGGALGIGVADRVVMLSHSIYSVISPEGCASILWKTAEKAEQASEALALTAEKLQKMGIVEYVVDEGEGAHLNSDQVMNSLKAVLKEALNELQPMEAQARCEARYQRLMKFGSDNLGLVS; translated from the coding sequence ATGAAAAATAAAGCAACTCCATCAAAAGCATGGGCGACAGTGCAGATTGCACGTCATCCAGAACGTCCACAATTCCTGGACTATGTGGGTGAAATATTCACTGAATTTGATGCTTTACATGGTGACCGCCTATATGGTGATGATGGCGCGATGATCGGTGGTCTGGCTCGTTTCGATGGTCAACCGGTGATGATCGTTGGTCAGCATCGTGGTCGTAGCACCCGTGAAAAATTACAGCATAATTTTGGCATGAGTAACCCGGAAGGTTATCGTAAGGCACAGCGTCTGCTAGACATGGCAGAGCGTTTTAACCTGCCAGTCTTTACTTTTATTGACACTATGGGCGCTTATCCGGGTGTCGGTGCAGAAGAACGTGGTCAGGCTGAAGCAATTGCCACCAGTCTGGCTCAGCTTTCCAATTTGAAAGTACCGGTAATTGCAACTGTACTGGGTGAAGGCGGTTCAGGTGGTGCGCTGGGTATTGGGGTAGCAGACCGTGTGGTGATGCTCTCTCACAGTATTTATTCGGTCATTTCACCGGAAGGCTGTGCCTCAATTCTTTGGAAAACTGCTGAAAAAGCTGAACAGGCCAGTGAAGCCTTGGCTCTGACTGCAGAAAAATTGCAGAAAATGGGTATTGTAGAATATGTGGTGGATGAAGGTGAGGGTGCTCATTTAAACTCGGATCAGGTCATGAACAGCTTGAAAGCAGTGCTGAAAGAAGCTTTGAATGAACTGCAACCAATGGAAGCGCAAGCACGATGCGAAGCACGTTACCAACGTTTGATGAAGTTTGGCAGCGACAATTTAGGTCTGGTTTCTTAA
- the tilS gene encoding tRNA lysidine(34) synthetase TilS produces MRSTLPTFDEVWQRQFRSGFLKQLQDFPAETKFLIGCSGGVDSMLLLHLMFFLCPEKVRAIYVDHQLQALSADWGKFVADQCQQLNIPCIIQPVNVASGNLEQQARNSRYQAYLQHLQADEMLVLAHHQQDQAETLMLRLLSGAGVDGLAAMKQIDVRENLTIWRPLLDISREQICQWASDLNVQNIEDPTNADTHYDRAWARQTLWPVLSERYPKMQAALVRTSELMQDAQDILQEVLQQDLAYCGTETQLDLGKFLQLSKSRQRQLLSAWMKGKQQYRPSLDMVERLQREVIYAKQDAQAALHWQSFYYVRYQQQIHRLTAETYLAEQQQVQTSPKTIKFALKDSVQVLSGKFIIAPAQLGLSPALLQQPLHLQQRQGGEKIHLYGRVGAWPLKKAIQEAQIFPWARHTIQILSTDNVMLGVFTPKGFWLAQSAYCEAGGWLPMSVSSTLELNDEH; encoded by the coding sequence ATGCGAAGCACGTTACCAACGTTTGATGAAGTTTGGCAGCGACAATTTAGGTCTGGTTTCTTAAAACAGCTGCAGGATTTTCCTGCAGAGACAAAATTTCTCATCGGATGCAGTGGCGGCGTAGATTCTATGCTGTTGCTGCATCTGATGTTTTTTTTATGCCCGGAAAAAGTTCGGGCGATTTATGTCGATCATCAGTTACAAGCACTCAGCGCAGATTGGGGTAAGTTCGTTGCAGATCAATGTCAGCAATTGAATATTCCCTGCATCATTCAGCCAGTCAATGTCGCCAGTGGCAATTTGGAACAGCAAGCGCGCAATTCACGTTATCAGGCCTATCTGCAACATTTGCAAGCGGATGAAATGTTGGTGTTAGCGCATCATCAGCAGGATCAGGCGGAAACCCTGATGTTGCGTTTATTGTCTGGTGCCGGCGTTGACGGTTTAGCAGCCATGAAACAGATCGATGTACGTGAAAATCTCACGATTTGGCGGCCATTGCTGGATATTTCCCGTGAGCAGATTTGCCAATGGGCATCAGACCTGAATGTTCAGAATATTGAAGATCCGACCAATGCTGATACCCATTATGACCGAGCCTGGGCACGCCAGACCCTGTGGCCAGTATTAAGCGAACGCTATCCTAAAATGCAAGCTGCCTTGGTGCGAACCAGTGAGTTAATGCAGGATGCTCAAGACATTTTACAAGAAGTGCTGCAACAGGATTTAGCATATTGTGGAACTGAAACGCAGCTCGATCTTGGTAAATTTTTACAGCTTTCAAAATCACGACAACGTCAATTACTCTCTGCCTGGATGAAAGGTAAACAACAGTATCGTCCATCCTTAGATATGGTGGAGCGTTTGCAACGCGAAGTGATTTATGCCAAGCAAGATGCTCAGGCGGCACTACATTGGCAAAGCTTTTACTATGTGCGCTATCAGCAGCAGATACATCGTCTGACTGCAGAGACTTATTTAGCCGAGCAGCAGCAGGTTCAAACTAGCCCGAAAACTATAAAATTTGCTTTAAAAGACAGCGTGCAGGTTTTGTCAGGAAAATTTATCATCGCTCCTGCACAGCTCGGTTTATCTCCTGCATTATTGCAGCAACCTTTGCATTTACAACAGAGGCAGGGTGGCGAAAAAATTCATTTATATGGCCGTGTCGGTGCCTGGCCGCTGAAAAAAGCCATTCAGGAAGCGCAAATATTTCCCTGGGCTCGGCATACTATTCAAATATTAAGCACAGATAATGTTATGCTAGGCGTGTTTACCCCTAAAGGATTTTGGTTGGCCCAATCTGCATATTGTGAAGCAGGTGGATGGCTGCCGATGTCGGTTTCTTCAACTTTAGAACTCAACGATGAGCATTGA
- the proC gene encoding pyrroline-5-carboxylate reductase: protein MSAALNCNICFIGGGNMAQALIGGLISRGLPATRITVSDPVEKVRALLAEKEINVTGDNSAAIQDADIVVLAVKPQVLAQVLQPLKGLVNNKLIISIVAGAEIATLSALLGTERIVRVMPNTPALVQTGAHGLYANAFVETSDRELASQVLASTGLTIWVDSEAQIDAVTAVSGSGPAYFFYMMESMIRAGKNLGLDEKVATALTLQTALGAAQMAITSSNTPAELRKNVTSPNGTTQAALEVFDRAQISQNIQAALAAAQKRSQELAQELSESSKSSV from the coding sequence ATGAGTGCAGCTTTAAATTGTAATATCTGTTTTATTGGTGGCGGTAATATGGCCCAAGCCTTAATTGGCGGTCTGATTTCACGTGGTTTGCCAGCAACACGTATTACAGTTTCTGATCCGGTCGAAAAAGTCCGTGCTTTATTGGCGGAAAAAGAAATTAATGTGACCGGGGATAATAGCGCTGCAATTCAGGATGCAGATATCGTCGTATTGGCGGTAAAACCTCAGGTTTTGGCTCAAGTGCTGCAACCCTTAAAAGGTCTGGTTAATAATAAGCTGATTATTTCCATTGTTGCCGGTGCAGAAATTGCCACATTATCAGCATTGTTGGGGACAGAGCGTATTGTCCGGGTCATGCCGAATACACCTGCATTGGTACAGACTGGTGCACATGGTTTATATGCCAATGCATTTGTGGAAACCAGTGACCGTGAGCTGGCCAGTCAGGTTCTGGCGTCGACCGGACTGACCATTTGGGTTGACTCAGAAGCACAAATTGATGCAGTCACTGCAGTCTCGGGTTCTGGTCCGGCTTACTTTTTCTATATGATGGAAAGTATGATTCGTGCGGGTAAAAATTTAGGTTTGGATGAAAAAGTTGCAACCGCACTGACTTTGCAGACGGCTTTAGGCGCGGCGCAAATGGCGATTACCAGCTCGAATACGCCGGCTGAGTTACGTAAAAATGTGACTTCTCCAAATGGGACTACACAGGCGGCACTTGAAGTCTTTGATCGCGCCCAGATTTCTCAAAATATTCAGGCGGCACTTGCCGCTGCACAAAAACGCAGTCAAGAACTGGCACAAGAGCTCAGTGAAAGCAGCAAATCTTCAGTTTAA
- a CDS encoding YggT family protein has translation MGANSALIFGIIINVAILLVFFRFLMQLAAVSPYNPVVLSTVKATKIVDVFGRIFPTMGKGRVNTAALALLVVLYLLKIFGMMYLSGGMPNGPVHLLILTFVTMMQDLIRFCRYLIFATIILSWVVMFTQSRSPYIEVVQELAEPLLAPFRRIMPNMGMIDLSPILAILALIVIEMIMNQVAIVLLTGF, from the coding sequence ATGGGTGCAAATTCTGCGCTAATTTTTGGCATTATCATTAACGTCGCGATTTTGCTCGTATTCTTCCGATTTTTAATGCAACTGGCAGCGGTCAGTCCCTACAATCCTGTGGTTCTTTCTACTGTGAAAGCCACTAAAATTGTAGATGTATTCGGGCGTATTTTCCCTACGATGGGCAAAGGGCGGGTTAATACTGCGGCACTGGCACTTTTGGTAGTGCTGTATTTGCTGAAAATTTTCGGCATGATGTATCTGTCTGGTGGCATGCCGAATGGTCCTGTGCATTTGCTCATTCTGACTTTTGTCACCATGATGCAGGATTTGATCCGTTTCTGTCGTTACTTGATTTTCGCTACCATTATTTTAAGCTGGGTGGTGATGTTTACCCAATCCCGTTCACCTTATATTGAAGTAGTTCAGGAACTTGCCGAGCCATTGCTGGCACCTTTCCGCCGGATTATGCCGAATATGGGCATGATTGACCTGTCTCCAATCCTGGCAATTCTGGCCTTGATTGTGATTGAAATGATCATGAACCAGGTGGCAATTGTATTGTTAACGGGTTTTTAA
- the polA gene encoding DNA polymerase I gives MPPFVLVDGSYFLFRAFHALPPLTTSTGLHTNAIRGAISAIQKLMRRTQPTHMAVIFDTPEPTFRHELSPIYKGDRPSMPTELSEQIPYLHALIRALGIPLHTLPGAEADDIIGTLAKRAEAMGHQVLISTGDKDMAQLVTEKVTLEDSFKEKPLDVDGVFEKFGVWPNQIIDYLTLMGDASDGIMGVPGVGAKTAAKLLTEYGSIGGILENVDKIKGKVGQNIKEHVDGIALDHQLASIVIDLDLNFGYDDLKLGEPNVETLRHLYTELEFRNQLQSLDHPNNPNNSNYQQAAKSINAKAVTAPEPLEDHASVTSSDDQLGQATYHTVLSQQDWDTLFERLSTEKRFAFDTETTSLDYRIAQIVGFSVAFDAQNAYYVPLAHDYEGAPEQLNREVILAQIKPILEDESVKKIGHHLKYDAHVLENHGIHLAGWYFDTMLASYVLNSVATRHGMDDVARLYLSHLTTTYEQVAGKGAKQKTFNQIPLETAAHYAAEDAHVTYRLYEVLHEKLKVHPELLNILLNIEMPVARILTQMEENGIELDLAFLDQLGGEFSNTMQNLENQIMEIAGESFNVSSPKQVGEVLFEKLGLKGGKKTTTGQYSTSESVLEKIEHPIAQLILEYRGLSKLKSTYTDGLCKQANPDTHRVHTSYHQALTATGRLSSTDPNLQNIPIRAEIGRQIRKAFVAPEGRVLLAADYSQIELRLMAHLSQDEALLDAFIHGQDVHRRTAAEVLGIPLEEVTNDQRRQAKAVNFGLLYGMSEFGLIRQLGFTRQESQDYIKQYFHRYPGIYDYMQRTRQVALEQGFVETLLGRRLYTPDIDARNMMVRKAAERAAINAPLQGSAADIIKMAMIEVDKILPKDQAKMLLQVHDELVFEVDEDIADELAPKLAEVMQSVLQISVPLVVEVGKGKNWDEAH, from the coding sequence ATGCCACCATTTGTCTTGGTCGATGGCTCTTACTTTTTATTTCGTGCCTTTCACGCACTGCCACCATTAACCACGTCAACCGGTTTACATACCAATGCAATTCGTGGTGCGATTTCTGCTATTCAAAAACTGATGCGCCGGACCCAACCGACCCATATGGCGGTGATTTTCGATACCCCAGAACCGACCTTCCGGCACGAGCTGTCACCGATTTATAAAGGTGACCGTCCCAGCATGCCAACGGAATTATCCGAACAGATTCCTTATCTGCATGCCTTGATTCGTGCCTTGGGCATTCCCCTGCATACCTTACCGGGTGCCGAAGCCGATGACATTATCGGAACACTGGCCAAACGTGCCGAGGCGATGGGACATCAGGTGCTGATCTCTACGGGCGATAAAGATATGGCGCAACTGGTGACCGAAAAAGTTACCCTGGAAGACAGCTTTAAAGAAAAACCGCTGGATGTCGACGGCGTGTTTGAAAAGTTTGGCGTCTGGCCGAATCAGATTATTGATTATCTGACCCTGATGGGCGATGCATCAGATGGCATCATGGGCGTGCCAGGTGTAGGTGCCAAAACGGCAGCAAAACTGCTCACTGAATATGGCTCGATTGGCGGCATTTTAGAAAATGTCGACAAGATCAAAGGCAAAGTCGGTCAAAATATTAAAGAACATGTCGATGGCATTGCACTGGACCATCAACTGGCCAGTATTGTCATCGATCTGGATCTTAACTTTGGTTATGACGATTTAAAACTGGGTGAGCCGAATGTCGAGACCTTACGTCATTTGTACACCGAGCTGGAATTCCGTAACCAGCTGCAGTCCTTAGATCACCCGAACAACCCGAATAATTCAAATTACCAGCAGGCGGCAAAATCTATTAACGCCAAAGCGGTTACAGCACCAGAACCTCTGGAAGACCATGCGTCTGTAACCAGCAGTGATGACCAGCTAGGTCAAGCGACCTACCACACAGTATTAAGCCAGCAGGACTGGGACACACTGTTTGAGCGCTTAAGTACCGAAAAACGATTTGCCTTTGATACCGAAACTACCAGTCTGGATTATCGTATTGCACAGATTGTCGGTTTCTCGGTCGCCTTCGATGCGCAGAATGCTTATTATGTTCCCTTGGCACATGATTATGAAGGCGCACCGGAGCAGCTGAATCGTGAAGTAATTCTGGCGCAGATCAAACCAATTCTGGAAGATGAGTCTGTAAAGAAAATTGGGCATCATCTGAAATATGATGCACATGTACTGGAAAATCATGGCATTCATCTGGCAGGCTGGTATTTCGATACCATGCTGGCTTCCTATGTCCTGAATTCTGTCGCGACCCGTCATGGCATGGATGATGTGGCCCGTCTGTATTTGAGTCATCTGACCACGACTTATGAACAAGTGGCCGGTAAAGGTGCTAAACAAAAGACCTTCAACCAGATTCCACTTGAAACTGCAGCACATTATGCCGCAGAAGATGCTCATGTCACTTATCGTCTGTATGAAGTGCTGCATGAAAAACTCAAAGTCCATCCAGAACTGCTCAACATCCTGCTGAATATTGAAATGCCAGTCGCACGCATACTGACACAAATGGAAGAAAACGGCATCGAACTGGATCTGGCTTTTCTGGATCAGCTTGGGGGCGAATTTTCCAATACCATGCAAAATCTGGAAAACCAGATTATGGAAATTGCCGGTGAAAGCTTTAATGTCAGCTCACCTAAACAGGTCGGTGAAGTTCTGTTTGAAAAGCTGGGGCTAAAAGGCGGTAAAAAAACCACCACCGGACAATACAGTACCAGTGAAAGTGTACTGGAAAAAATTGAACATCCGATTGCCCAGCTAATTCTGGAATATCGTGGTTTGTCCAAGCTGAAAAGCACTTATACCGATGGCTTATGCAAACAGGCTAATCCTGATACCCACCGGGTGCATACCAGTTACCACCAGGCATTGACTGCAACTGGCCGTTTATCATCGACTGATCCAAACCTGCAGAATATTCCGATTCGTGCCGAAATTGGCCGTCAAATTCGCAAGGCGTTTGTGGCACCGGAAGGTCGTGTTTTGCTGGCAGCCGATTACTCACAAATTGAATTGCGTCTCATGGCACATTTATCTCAGGATGAAGCCCTGCTGGATGCCTTTATTCATGGTCAGGATGTACACCGCCGTACTGCTGCGGAAGTTTTGGGCATTCCGTTGGAAGAAGTGACCAATGACCAGCGCCGTCAGGCCAAGGCCGTCAACTTCGGCCTACTTTACGGTATGTCCGAGTTTGGTCTGATCCGTCAGTTGGGCTTTACCCGTCAGGAATCACAGGATTATATCAAGCAGTATTTCCATCGTTATCCGGGCATTTATGACTATATGCAACGTACCCGTCAGGTCGCATTAGAACAGGGTTTTGTTGAAACCCTGCTCGGTCGCCGTTTATATACCCCAGATATTGATGCCCGTAATATGATGGTGCGTAAAGCGGCAGAGCGTGCTGCGATTAATGCTCCGCTACAAGGTTCGGCTGCGGATATCATTAAAATGGCGATGATTGAAGTCGACAAGATTTTGCCGAAAGATCAGGCCAAAATGCTGTTGCAAGTACATGATGAACTGGTATTTGAAGTGGATGAAGACATTGCCGATGAACTCGCACCTAAACTGGCAGAAGTGATGCAATCGGTATTGCAGATTTCTGTACCATTGGTGGTAGAAGTGGGTAAAGGCAAAAACTGGGATGAGGCGCATTAA